One Phocoena phocoena chromosome 5, mPhoPho1.1, whole genome shotgun sequence genomic region harbors:
- the LOC136123334 gene encoding RE1-silencing transcription factor-like, with product MATQVMGQSSGGGGLFTGSGTMGMALPNDMYDLPDLSRAELAAPQLIMLANVALTGEVNGGCCDYLVGEERQMAELMPVGDNNFSDSDGEGLEESPEVKGEPSALENMELESLELSVVQPRPVFEVSAASEPYSANKDLPRETPVAEDKCKNLKTKPFRCKPCQYEAESEEQFVHHIRVHSAKKFFVEESAEKQAKARECGSSTGEEGDFSKGPIRCDRCGYNTNRYDHYTAHLKHHTRAGDNERVYKCIICTYTTVSEYHWRKHLRNHFPRKVYTCGKCNYFSDRKNNYVQHVRTHTGERPYKCELCPYSSSQKTHLTRHMRTHSGEKPFKCDQCSYVASNQHEVTRHARQVHNGPKPLNCPHCDYKTADRSNFKKHVELHVNPRQFNCPVCDYAASKKCNLQYHFKSKHPTCPNKTMDVSKVKLKKTKKREADLPDNKITNEKTETEQTKMKGDVTGKKNERSVKVEKKDNVPKEKKPCSNASSQVTTRTRKSALEAKEMDVHPGNNAEKSCKSKKSKRKTEAEARSLQEPVNDEEPVTKKKKKAESKSRNSQEVPKGDSKVEENKKQSSCMKNSAKKKTLRSKSCKKSGKPAQRRPTQIEPPPPLESAEGGPVQTEPPPAAPPSPPPPLAPERHAEVEVVQAEPPPPPPPPPPSPPPPLPPGGHAEVEVVETGPVHAEPPPPVEPIPKRSPHKDNGKEKSNMQSEMAQKEQVLIEVGLVPVKDRQLLKESAGAQDLLPPSPPLPKEDLKEEESEDQKLVPAGEGHKEAPLQKVEAEEADKSLAGLAAVTKASASISFSEQNLNMPEGETSDGKHQADAMLCEMKMDADEKKTENPPGRDSAVEEPASPPLLPLPLEKCEAVSTATVASPPVTVAVNESQEMDEDEGIHSHDGSDLSDNMSEDSDDSGLNGARPVPQETSRKNGKEALAVKVAEGDFVCIFCDRSFRKEKDYSKHLNRHLVNVYFLEEAAQGQE from the exons ATGGCCACCCAGGTAATGGGGCAGTCTTCCGGAGGAGGAGGTCTGTTCACCGGCAGCGGCACCATGGGCATGGCCTTGCCTAACGACATGTATGACTTGCCTGATCTCTCCAGAGCTGAACTGGCTGCGCCTCAGCTCATCATGTTGGCAAATGTGGCCTTAACTGGGGAAGTAAACGGCGGCTGCTGTGATTACCTGGTTGGCGAAGAAAGACAGATGGCAGAATTGATGCCTGTTGGGGATAACAACTTTTCAGATAGTGATGGAGAAGGACTTGAGGAGTCTCCTGAGGTCAAAGGCGAGCCCAGTGCGCTGGAAAACATGGAACTGGAGAGTTTGGAACTCAGTGTTGTGCAACCGCGGCCTGTGTTTGAGGTGTCAGCTGCCTCAGAACCGTACAGCGCAAATAAAGATCTTCCTCGGGAAACACCTGTAGCAGAGGACAAATGCAAGAACTTGAAGACCAAGCCGTTTCGCTGTAAACCATGCCAGTATGAAGCAGAATCTGAAGAACAGTTTGTGCATCACATCCGAGTTCATAGTGCCAAGAAATTTTTTGTGGAGGAAAGTGCAGAGAAGCAAGCCAAAGCCAGGGAATGCGGCTCTTCCACTGGGGAAGAGGGAGATTTCTCCAAGGGCCCCATCCGCTGTGACCGCTGCGGCTACAATACCAATCGCTATGATCACTATACTGCTCACCTGAAACACCACACCCGAGCCGGGGACAATGAGCGAGTCTACAAGTGCATCATTTGCACGTACACCACAGTAAGCGAATATCACTGGAGGAAACACTTGAGAAACCATTTTCCAAGGAAAGTATACACATGTGGAAAATGCAACTATTTTTCAGACAGAAAAAACAATTATGTTCAGCATGTTCGAACTCATACAG GAGAACGTCCGTATAAATGTGAGCTTTGTCCTTATTCAAGTTCTCAGAAAACTCATCTAACCAGACATATGCGTACTCATTCAG GTGAGAAGCCATTTAAGTGTGACCAGTGCAGTTATGTGGCCTCTAATCAACATGAAGTAACCCGTCACGCAAGACAGGTTCACAATGGGCCTAAACCTCTTAACTGCCCGCACTGTGACTACAAAACAGCAGATAGAAGTAACTTCAAAAAACACGTGGAGCTACATGTTAATCCACGGCAGTTCAACTGCCCTGTATGCGACTACGCAGCTTCCAAGAAGTGTAATCTGCAGTATCATTTCAAATCTAAGCATCCTACTTGTCCTAATAAGACCATGGATGTCTCAAAAGTGAagctaaagaaaaccaaaaagcgGGAGGCTGACTTGCCTGATAACAAAATCaccaatgagaagacagaaacagagcAGACCAAAATGAAGGGGGATGTGACTGGGAAGAAGAACGAGAGGTCTGTAAAAGTGGAGAAAAAAGATAAtgttccaaaagagaaaaagcctTGTAGTAATGCCTCAAGCCAAGTGACTACCAGAACTCGCAAGTCGGCACTGGAAGCTAAAGAGATGGATGTGCACCCGGgaaataatgcagaaaaaagctgtaaaagcaagaaaagcaaaaggaagacaGAAGCTGAAGCCCGTTCCTTACAAGAACCTGTGAATGATGAGGAACctgtgacaaaaaagaaaaagaaggcagaaagcaaATCCAGAAATAGTCAGGAAGTGCCGAAGGGTGACAGCAAAGTAGAggagaataaaaagcaaagtagTTGCATGAAAAACAGTGCAAAGAAGAAAACTCTGAGAAGTAAATCATGTAAAAAAAGCGGCAAGCCTGCTCAGAGGAGGCCCACTCAGATAGAGCCTCCTCCTCCCTTGGAGTCTGCTGAGGGGGGGCCTGTTCAGACGGAGCCTCCTCCCGCCGcccccccatctcctccccctccccttgccccCGAGCGGCATGCTGAGGTCGAGGTTGTTCAGGCGgagccgccgcctcctcctccccctccccccccatctcctcctccacctcttcccccCGGGGGGCATGCTGAGGTCGAGGTTGTTGAGACAGGGCCTGTTCATGCGGAGCCTCCTCCTCCCGTGGAGCCGATCCCCAAAAGGTCTCCTCACAAAGATAATGGCAAGGAAAAGTCCAACATGCAGAGTGAAATGGCGCAGAAGGAGCAAGTCCTTATTGAAGTTGGCTTAGTGCCTGTTAAAGACAGGCAGCTTCTAAAGGAAAGTGCCGGTGCACAGGATCtcttaccaccatcaccacctctgcCAAAGGAAGACTTAAAAGAGGAAGAGTCAGAAGACCAAAAATTAGTCCCTGCAGGCGAAGGACATAAAGAGGCTCCTCTTCAAAAAGTGGAAGCAGAAGAGGCAGATAAGAGTCTAGCTGGTCTTGCTGCTGTTACCAAGGCATCTGCCAGTATTTCATTCTCTGAACAAAACTTGAATATGCCAGAGGGTGAAACTTCAGATGGTAAACATCAGGCTGACGCTATGCTTTGTGAAATGAAGATGGACGCTgatgagaagaaaacagagaatccCCCCGGCAGAGACTCGGCGGTTGAAGAACCAGCTTCACCGCCACTTCTTCCTCTACCGCTAGAAAAATGTGAAGCAGTGTCCACAGCTACTGTGGCATCACCTCCTGTCACCGTGGCAGTAAATGAGTCTCAGGAAATGGATGAAGACGAAGGCATCCACAGTCATGATGGAAGTGACCTAAGTGACAACATGTCAGAGGATAGTGATGACTCTGGATTGAATGGGGCTCGGCCGGTTCCACAAGAGACTAgtagaaaaaatggaaaggaagcctTGGCAGTCAAAGTGGCCGAGGGAGATTTTGTTTGTATCTTCTGTGATCGttcttttagaaaggaaaaagattacAGCAAACACCTCAATCGCCATTTGGTTAATGTATACTTCCTTGAAGAGGCAGCTCAAGGGCAGGAGTAA
- the LOC136123182 gene encoding basic proline-rich protein-like, which produces MIRLTRRFEWIPATLALTKIAKRAALCKLGSSRFLSARPAHCTTDTPVAATLVLNLSLGSPTLKTARRANSGCRWARSSLPQSRLPPPGPRARVREEGGKLPRRRRPGCSPAPGSPSAGGRGAAASALPRRRAPSAGGDPRAPEVCGFTPPRRPAGRAPRPRRRRRLGGPTQRAPAAGRPDRRNRCPAPLAEPPEPQADSTLPAALNGAFRRKGEAAEGGGGRTAGRQGAAAGPGAGAREEVSELGPQAAPLLASGQDSQGRPGPRGGGGPASTGEGVPAPRRSPPTPPAQPPDRDGVTRSRSAASPRPTRPPPPEPQYLQISPGQRLAPRPSAPSPSRGHRRHDRPAGPPPPPNRLPDRATLTGLPGRGGAKTRVAAPSRTTFLCCWSFGGGEGEGGKVGRWGSRGPRRPRRGAAENVQASGSRPTVPAAAAWGPGPRRRLLCSCAVSSREPHIPAQKAAPRTRLAAPPPPQPPPPPPGHAPSASRARPRDTPSPPPPRVAAWRAPPLDEGGCSGPQPC; this is translated from the exons ATGATTAGACTCACAAGACGTTTTGAGTGGATACCTGCAACACTTGCACTCACCAAAATAGCAAAAAGAG CAGCTCTTTGCAAACTCGGGAGCTCTCGCTTCCTCTCGGCTCGGCCCGCTCACTGCACCACTGACACACCAGTTGCCGCCACACTCGTCCTGAACCTTTCCCTGGGCTCCCCAACACTAAAGACTGCAAGACGGGCAAACTCGGGGTGCCGCTGGGCCAGGTCAAGTCTTCCCCAGTCCAGGCTGCCCCCTCCTGGCCCGCGCGCCCGAGTccgggaagagggaggaaagttACCGCGTCGCCGCCGTCCCGGCTGCTCGCCGGCCCCAGGCTCGCCCTCCGCAGGGGGCCGAGGAGCCGCCGCGAGCGCCCTCCCGAGGCGCCGGGCCCCGAGCGCCGGAGGGGATCCCCGCGCCCCGGAAGTTTGCGGGTTCACACCCCCACGGCGCCCTGCGGGACGCGCGCCCCGGCCCCGCCGACGGCGGCGGCTAGGTGGCCCCACGCAGAGGGCCCCGGCGGCGGGGCGGCCCGATCGCAGAAATCGCTGTCCAGCCCCATTGGCAGAACCACCCGAGCCCCAGGCTGACTCAACCCTCCCGGCCGCACTCAACGGCGCCTTCCGGCGAAAGGGAGAGGCCGCagagggagggggcgggaggaCCGCCGGCAGGCAAGGAGCTGCGGCGGGACCCGGAGCAGGAGCACGAGAGGAAGTTTCAGAACTAGGGCCCCAAGCAGCTCCGCTCCTGGCCTCAGGACAAGACTCCCAGGGACGCCCGGGCCCGCGCGGAGGCGGCGGCCCGGCCTCAACTGGGGAGGGGGTCCCGGCGCCGCGCCGCTCCCCACCAACGCCCCCGGCCCAGCCCCCGGACCGCGACGGTGTAACCCGATCCCGTTCAGCCGCCAGTCCCCGCCCGACGCGGCCGCCACCGCCGGAGccacagtatctgcaaatcagCCCTGGACAGCGCCTCGCTCCGCGTCCTTCCGCGCCCTCCCCCTCCCGCGGCCACCGCCGCCACGACCGCCCGGCCGGCCCGCCGCCCCCACCCAACCGTCTCCCAGACCGCGCCACGCTTACCGGTCTTCCTGGGCGAGGAGGGGCGAAGACCCGCGTCGCCGCTCCTTCTCGGACTACTTTTCTTTGTTGCTGGAGTttcgggggaggggagggagagggcggAAAAGTTGGACGCTGGGGCAGTCGAGGCCCGCGAAGACCCAGGAGAGGGGCTGCAGAGAATGTTCAGGCCTCCGGCTCTCGCCCTACCGTCCCAGCCGCCGCCGCCTGGGGCCCCGGACCTCGGCGGCGCTTGCTCTGCTCCTGCGCCGTGAGCTCTCGGGAGCCGCACATTCCAGCACAGAAGGCTGCGCCGCGCACCCGGCTcgcggcgccgccgccgccgcagccgccgccgccacccCCGGGACAcgccccctccgcctcccgcgcGCGCCCGCGGGACACGCCCTCTCCACCGCCCCCGCGTGTGGCCGCCTGGCGCGCCCCGCCCCTGGATGAAGGAGGTTGCTCTGGGCCCCAGCCGTGCTAG